The window GCTTAACAAGATTTCAACTTCCACAGTTTAATTCCTTCCTATTGTATGCTCCACTACTTGAGCTTTGACAAGCTTCAGATTTCAATTCAACCCCTCAAATGAgacagaaaaaatggatggacggtgtggataaaccacgtgatgtatgtattatacccCATCAtgttgcgtagcacgccaacaacgtagtgagcctagatccaatcccaagtctcacccacaaacgataaacaagaacaaatataaactagaaacagatcaaaacaatcaaaacaaaccacaagacaagatatacgtggaaaaaccctaaactagggtaaaaaatcaAGGATGCAAACTTCCTCTATGAAAaataacgaagattacaaggcaatatactaacctctcccttggaagtacagagaaaatcctttgcccataccttagaaatatttctcaatattcaccttaaccctagaatagccctagggaccccaatttatagttttggcaacttccctttcgcacgcTTGCGAAAAGCGACACAGAAATCCGCAATCCGCATCAGATTcagaaacgaatctgcataaccacAATCGGTTGAGCAgactgcatgaccggtcgagcggaccccacgaccggtcgtgcattgcccacgaccggttgagcaccttgaacccaaaaactgatgctcgctggagttcgagttgtatcagtctacgactggtcacgaccggtcgagtgggctccacgaccggtcgtgcacgaccccagatgtggctccacttctctccacaccatccatccatttggagagattattttaaggcatgagaaaaAGATTGAGGCTGATCCACCCCACCAAGGAAATAGTGAGGAGAGACCCCCCACCAaagaaatagtggggagagtgacgctcactgttgaaaccttcctaaggtccaccgaaaacacaaatatcagcttgttggAAAACTTGTGTGGCagttagtttttaatggcgggcgtcACTCTCTTCACTGTTTTCCGTGGGGGTCTactctagatttggatctggcttattcttttcatactctaaaatgatctcttcaaatggatagacaatgtggatacaaaatatacatcatcgTGGGACCCACGCAACTAGGCGATGTCACTTCAATAGTAAccctagctactcaacctgtcagtagctaatccgcctcctcatatccataacgtttattttctatccaatttaTTCGtaataacaaatatcatattgatccaaaactttgtgacccaaaaagagtttcaacagCGGATGTCCCTAATGGCTTTCCAAATGGGTAGACCATttggatatatataacacatacctctggtagactcacataacttggtgacatcagcaCACCAGCCAGATCAGTGGTCCGTGGTACACCAGGCAATCCGACTCCGACATTTGGCATGCAGTCTGGCCCATCTAGTGAGTGGATAAACTTGACTTTCCAAGACACGTCGTGTGATCAGTTATTATTGAAGGACACCGATTGGGTACTCCCCTGCTGGTCCCATGGTCGGCACTGGGAGGCGCTCTTAGTGGCCTATAATATatggattttatctacaccgtctattcattttccatatcgttttagagtaaaatcccaaaaatatgcagaacaaggctcaagtggaccactccacataAGCGGTGGTAATAGTGAGACTCACCGTTGAAACAGTCTTACTGTCCACTATGattttgtttgacatccaacctgttcataaggtcaagtaTAGGCCTGGacgaagaaaacacaaatatcagcttgatacaaaaaatttcatagctcttgagaagttttcaatgacagGCATTCAATCCCGCTGGTTTCTATGGTGTcattcacttgagatttgtaactgcttcaattttttagactcgtgccctaaaataacgtcacaaaatggatgaagcaTACGTATGTAACTAATACACCATGTGCCTTTCGGCTAGTAGTTGTGCCGCTGTCTTAGCGGTAGCAATGGCGCACATCTCGCCATATTATCTCAGTGGTTGGTCCGCTTGTGTTTTTTTTCGCTGCTGGGTAGGGCTAGAAGCTCTATTCTCTGCAAGATGGTTAcagcctttattttatttttattttttgtgttcgCTCATTaggctatatgataggtgaggcccagtgtttttgtggagcccacctgaacaGCAGGTTTGTACATCCTCTGTTCATATCTAGGGGTGTATGCGAACCGAGCTagttcggttagctcgctcgactcgactcaaaaaagctcaattcgactcggttcaaaattgagttcgagccgagtcaagctgattttttgagcgcAAAAATGAGTTCGTgccaagttcgagcaggccccagctcgactcgactcagctcgaatccagctcgaatcgaactagttcgataactcggttactttgccattgatgttgctcaccaactgtttgataaaatgcctcaacgaaatgtggcgggtggcaaggaaggtttgtacatgaaacaaatacatttaaaaaaaaaaaaaattatgttacttagaaggtgtttgagaaaatacttgtaaaatcattgcccctgtttgtaaaatagtggaattttgaagttgtagttcaggtgtttgtggaaatgccttacTGGCAAACTCGGCCAGAgttggctcgagctgctgaccaaccaaaccgagttggccagtcaggctcgaggatcgagccgagccaagttcgagctgaagGTCAGCCACTGTTTGAGTGGcgttgagctgaggccaactcgactcggttcaactggatgtacacccctattcatATCATCAATGGAAAGCTTCtggtaaaaaaaaaagtgtagCCCACATAACTTTACCACGCCAACTGTTTGGCACACTGCAATTCTCTTTCCGTATGAATCTTCTCCTTCCTAGCCGTACACTACAGTCAATAGTGTAGCGATGGTGCATTAGCACAATATTAAAATTACAATCATACAATGATTTCTCAACATATGAGTTacatgaaaatgaaaagaaagaaatataagAGCAGATGATTCTTCTCAACCACCAATCCATAACTGGGCTAACTCAGTTAAGGCGGTGTAAGAAGAGCCGCCCTCACTCATAGCTGCCATCGAACTCACTTTCATATCCAAGAGCCGTTGAGAGAGGGCCTTTCCTTGTTCAGAATCCATAAGCTCTAAAACCCCTCTCTCTAACTGAGACGCGTTCACGAACCCCTTGTCGTCCATTTCTAATGGGAGAGCAATCTTCATCTCCTCCACCATAAAAACCCTATTCATATGCTGCTCTGCGTAGAGGGGCCAGGCCAACATCGGCACCCCCTCGCACACTGCTTCCAAAGCTGAGTTCCAACCGCAGTGAGTCACGAACCCACCTACCGATTCCCGTTTCAACACTGccacctgtggggcccacgacttTACCACCATTCCCCTGTCTTTGCTCCGCTCCACGAAGCCATCCGGCAGTAGAGCGTCTAAATCAGGCTCTGGCGGTGCTAAAAAGCGCTGGGTCTTGTCTTCTGTGGGCGGACTGCGCACCACCCACAAGAACCTCTGCCCGCTCTTCTCTAGCCCCACCGCTATCTCCTTCAGCTGCGCAGCTGAGAAAAGCCCCAAGCTACcaaagcacaagaacaccacgcTCCGCCGTGGCTGCGAGTCGAGCCACGCCAAGCAGTCAGACTTATCAGGACTGTCGCCGGGTGCGATCAACGGCCCGATACAAGAGACGGGCGGCGTGGGACCATCCGGAACGCAGGCTCCATCCAAGATGGCCTTCATGGCTCGGGGCTCGAGCGCGTCGAAGGAGTTGACGATGACACGGCTGCATTTGGTTAGCTGGGAAGTGAAGTAGAGTAAGAAATGGTAGGCTTCGTCATCACGATCGAGCATGGGGAGAGGCATGGAGGAAGCAGGGAAGGGTGGCACGCCCGGCACATGGAGAGGGATGTGCATGTCTTTGTAGTTTGTGGAGTGGAGGCGATGGAGGATGGGGAAGTGAAGGAAGACAGCAAGGACAGCAGCTCCTGAAGTGAAGAAGCAGTAGGCAGGGATGTTGAGTTTGGCAGTGACGTCGAGAACAGGAGCACAAAATAAGTCGAAGATAAGGGCGCGgatagaaaaagagagggagatggaTTGGAGGGTTTGAAGGACGTTGGGGTTGTTGAGTTGGAGGCATCGGAACACGAAGGTTTCTGGGTGGGCAgaaggagaggaggaggaggagagagagatgggggaaGGGAGATGGTGGAAGGTGATAGATGGATGGGAAGATGAGACGCGACGGATGTAAGGAGCAGTGGAACCGGTGTTGATAGGGGCTTCCGGGATGAGGATGGAGATGGTGGAAAAGGCAGAGGTAATGGAGAGTATCCGCTTTCCAAGCTCGACCATCGATAtaaggtggcccatccctggaGATGGATAGAGGACGATTGTATCACTctttctctccatcttcttctcctctctaTTACTCTTTTGTTTAGGGTATCGGTCTCTGTTTAAATAAGAAAATTCGTCGGACTAGTTAGAAGACgatgggaacagattggctactccccctgccaccagccccgtggctggtggtcggtgctctgtgggccccaccatgatgtatgtgttttttccattccgttcatccatttttatttagGGCTTGATAacaaaaattagaggaatataaatctcaggtggaccacaccataggaaaacaacattgattggatatccaccattaaaatcctcctaaggcccactgtactgtttatatgacatccaatctgttgattaggtcatacagacgcagatgaagggtaaaaacaaatatcagcttgatccaaaacttttatagcccccaaaaaaattttaatagtcgaaattcattcaacactgtttcttgtaatgtggtccacttgagattgggatataactcatttttggtctaatatcataaaatgatgtagaaaattagatggacgtcatggatgaaacacaaacatcatggtggggtccacggagcaccgaacaccagccattggctggtggctgggggaagtagccaatccgtttccgaggaCGATGATTCGTACATTCaggttggacgcggatttcctgcgaaagcctttcgcaggaagttcctgcgcaaggattctggatgaggcccactgtaatgtttgttagaaatccaacccgttcatctgttttttgaactcattttagtacatgataccGAAAATtattaggatccaaaactcaagtgggccatactggaTGAAACAGTGAGGAAaggaattcctactgttgaaaccttcccaggatccaccttgatgtttatattccatccaaaccgtttataaggtcattttcactgagatgaagtgaacagaccaagaaactaaaccgatacaaaacttttgtggcgatataaatttttcaacggtggtcactaaatccccactgtttcctctcgtgtggcccacttgagtgtttgatCCTCCTCGTTTTTGGtggcatatcctaaaatgaactcgaaaaacggatggacggagtggctttctcacaaacaatGTAGTGGACCCGACACagaatcttgcgcaggaacttcctgcgaaaggctttcgcaggaaatccgcgtccattgaGGTTGAACTTACGAGGTGGAGATATTTAGGCCCCACTGTGACATGTAtcgaacatccacaccgttcattttgtGGGTCACCTCGAAGCTGTGAGATTTTCTAAAATCAACCATATCTggtactcaggtggaccacacgtgaaACCATGTGAAATTATGCCTAAACATCTAAAAGCTCTTGGTGggtccatatgagttttggaaTTGCTTTATATTTTTTTCGACCCTTTATACAAGTGGGACATacaaaatggatgggctggatgtcttgAAACTCACCTGAGTGAGTACTGTAAACAAGAGGGAAGGTTCAATGGATGGGGCATTCACTCTAAACCGTTATCTGAGTTGTGCTCTAAGTCAGgcgcggtttgggtggatccctggatccaccgaggtcCGTGGATACCTAAATgtgggccactgtaatgtatgcaTCTTACATGCATGTTGAGGGAAGGTCAAATATTGCCTATCAGACCTTAGTAATTGCGTGAATTTACGAATATAATACTATTTAATGGGCCAATTTAACTGTTCTTATGCTGCAGAGTGTGTTTAGAAGCTTGAACTGAAACAGGGTGATAAAAGTATAAAATTAATACtcagaagtcaccaaggtaagggatggactccagatgaccaagatcgatggatttgcatgccagagatccaaggaaattgagaaactgaagcacaagtggcctgaaagttagtaaGAATGCAAGGTCATAAGGttttcaccatccgtttggctcaaaactttatatctagcctaagGACCATCAATTAATCATAcaaataaaatttcatccattggatctttgtgtaaGTGGTCTAACAAATAGATCAACTCCTTAAATctttatttggggcccaccttatatctagatctgcttcaatttttctcTCAACCGTTTAAATGGggtgataaaatgaatggacggagcgaATTTCAGATACACATATCCATGAGACCCAAACGTACAGTGCAtgtgcaaggtgcacaagtgcaccggacgTGCACTAAAAATCCAAAAAGTCGGGAAttcaaaaacgcaacagcgtcttATGCACGCGTCCGTTTTTTtttactgtgggacccacccatcatgTATTTTTATGATCT is drawn from Magnolia sinica isolate HGM2019 chromosome 5, MsV1, whole genome shotgun sequence and contains these coding sequences:
- the LOC131246708 gene encoding UDP-glycosyltransferase 88A1-like produces the protein MERKSDTIVLYPSPGMGHLISMVELGKRILSITSAFSTISILIPEAPINTGSTAPYIRRVSSSHPSITFHHLPSPISLSSSSSPSAHPETFVFRCLQLNNPNVLQTLQSISLSFSIRALIFDLFCAPVLDVTAKLNIPAYCFFTSGAAVLAVFLHFPILHRLHSTNYKDMHIPLHVPGVPPFPASSMPLPMLDRDDEAYHFLLYFTSQLTKCSRVIVNSFDALEPRAMKAILDGACVPDGPTPPVSCIGPLIAPGDSPDKSDCLAWLDSQPRRSVVFLCFGSLGLFSAAQLKEIAVGLEKSGQRFLWVVRSPPTEDKTQRFLAPPEPDLDALLPDGFVERSKDRGMVVKSWAPQVAVLKRESVGGFVTHCGWNSALEAVCEGVPMLAWPLYAEQHMNRVFMVEEMKIALPLEMDDKGFVNASQLERGVLELMDSEQGKALSQRLLDMKVSSMAAMSEGGSSYTALTELAQLWIGG